GGGCGTCGGCTTCACGCTCGGCCATGCGCTCCTGCTTTTCAGCTTCGAGCTCGACCTTGGCGTCGGCCTTCTTCTTGTGCGGGCCGAGCACCATGATCATGTTGCGGCCGTCCTGCTTGGGCGAGGACTCCACGAAGCCGAGCTCCTGGACGTCTTCAGCCAGCTTCTGCAGGAGGCGGAAACCAAGCTCCGGGCGGTGCTGCTCACGACCACGGAACATGATCGTGATCTTGACCTTGTCGCCCGCGCGAAGGAAGCGAACGACGTGGCCCTTCTTGGTCTCGTAGTCGTGGGCGTCGATCTTCGGACGAAGCTTCATCTCCTTGATGATGACGTTCGTCTGGTTTCGACGGGCTTCACGGGCCTTCTGGGCAGCCTCGTACTTGAACTTCCCGTAGTCCATGAGCTTGCAGACGGGCGGCTTGCCCTGAGGGGCGATCTCGACGAGGTCGAGGTCAGCCTCCTGAGCGAGCTTCAATGCCTCGTGCGTGGGCACGATGCCGACCGTTTCGCCATTGGGTCCAACGAGGCGGACCTCGGGAACCCGGATCCGGTCGTTGATGCGCAGCTCGGTGCTGATGTGTCCTCCTGATGATTGGGATTGCTTGCCAACCCGGAGGAAAGAAAAAGGGCCTCCGCTTGCAAGCGAAGGCCAGTCATGGAGCGCATCCCTCGAAATGCAGGGCACACCCTCACGCAGAAGTTGTGTGCTCTCGCACGCCGCCTCTGCGGGACCGGACCCGACGACCTGTTTCGATCGATGCGGGTGGGAAGCCTGGGCCTCCGCTTGGTGGATCTGCATCTCCGACGCCCTTGCGGGCACGGTGGTGCAGATCGGTCACGGACAAGACTAGCGGCAGGGCGCGGATTCTCCGAATTGGCGCGGCACCCGCCCCATCGATCCAACCCAGGCGCCCCAAGGGTCAGTCGTCGGCGGGCTTCAGCCAGACGGACTCGCCGTCCAGCTCGGCGAGGGTCCAGCCGGCGGCAAGGCCGACCAGGTCAGGCCCGCTCACCACTGCCCGGACCGGGCCAGCGGTGTCGATCAGCAGGGCGACCGCGTTGTCCTGCAGCGCCGACTGCGCGGCCCCGGCGCTGGGCACCGGCACCGGCCGTGCCTCGGGGTTCCACGCCTGCAGCGCCTCCGTGCTGGTGAACGCGAGCAGCGCCCGCTCCCCCGCCGGGTTCTCGATCAGCACCGCCGCCATGTCGCTCGACTTGTCGTGCGCCAGCCCCTTCTCGTCGTACTCGACCTCGCCGAGCAGCGCCACGACAGGGACCAGCAACCGCGCGGACTGCAGCGCCCGGAGTACGCCGGTGAACGCTTCGGGGTCAGCCGAGTACGCCGCGAGCGCCGCGGTGAGCTCGGCCGACGCATCACCCTTGTCGTCGGGGAAGGCCACCTCCTGGAGGCGGGCGCCTGCGAACCGATCCTGGAAGACCATGGCGCCACCCTAGGCTGGCCCACGATGTCACCCGAAATTGCCCGCGAGCCCGCCCGCGCCGTGTTGACCCTCGCGATGTCGCACCCACCGACCCTCGGAGCAGGGCGGCTGCTCGCCATCGACGGGCCCTCGGGTTCGGGCAAGAGCACCCTGGCCGCAGCGATCGCGGAGCTCGCGCAGACCAGCACCGTGGTCCACCTCGACGACATGTACGCCGGGTGGTCCGGGCTCCCCCGCCTGGCCGAGTCGCTCGCGGGCCTGCTGCTCCCCCTTGCTGCCGGTCACCCCGGGCAGTTCCGGCGTTATGACTGGCGGGCCGACGACTGGGCGGAGGACGTCTTCGTCGCGCCGACGTCCCTTCTCGTGCTCGAAGGGGTCGGCAGCGGCAGCCGCCGGTTCGCAGAGCTGATCACGACCCTGGTCTGGCTGGACGTCTCCCCCGAGGTCGGCCTGGCGCGGGCCATCGACCGCGACGGCGCGGCGTACGAGGAGCAATTGCGTGCCTGGCAACGCGATGAGGCGATGCACTACGCCGTGGACGCCGCCCGGGAGCGGGCCGACATCGTCCTAGGGTGATCGCCATGCTCATGCCCTCGGGAGAACAGTTCGAGATCACCGCCGGTGGCTACCGCGCGGTCATCACCGAGAGCGGCGCCGCGTTGCGACACCTCTCCTTCGACGGTGTCGACCTGGTCGACGGGTTTGCCGACGACGAAATGGCCTCCGGCGGTCGTGGCCAGCTGCTGATGCCCTGGCCCAACCGGATCGAGGACGGCCGCTACACCTTCGAGGGGAGCGCGCAGCAGCTCGCACTGACCGAGCCGAAGCGCAGCAACGCCTCGCACGGGCTGGTCCGCTGGGCAGCCTGGTCCGTGGAGGAGCACACCGCAACGAGCGTGTCGCTGACCTACCGCCTGATGGCGCAGACCGGCTACCCGTGGACGCTCGACCTCCACGTCCAGTACGACGTGTCCGCCGACGGCCTGACCGTCACGCAGAGCGCGACCAACCTCTCCGACGCCGCGGCCCCCTACGCCTCGGGCGCGCACCCCTACCTGACCGTCGGCACCCGGCTCGACGACTGCGAGCTCGTGCTCCCCGCGTCGACCCGCGGGCTGGCCGATCCCGAGCGCCTGCTGCCGACGGGGCGCACGGACGTCGAGGGCACGCCGTACGACTTCCGGGTCTCGCGTCCGCTCAAGGACACCGTCTTCAACGACGCGTTCACCGACCTCCGTCGCGGCCGCGACGGTCGTGCCGAGGTGCTGCTGCGCGGTGACCGCGCCGCGATGGTGCTCTGGGTCGACGAGCAGCACCGGTGGCTGCAGGTCTACTCCGCCGACGACGTCGCCGGCCACGACCGGCGTTCGCTGGCGGTCGAGCCGATGACCGCCAACGCCAACGCGTTCAACACCGGCGAGGACCTCGTGGTCGTCGAGCCGGACGAGACGTTCTCGGCCGTGTGGGGCATCCGGGCGCTCTGACGCGTGGCCGCGAGCGGCCCGGCACGTCAGCCCGAGGGAAGCAGCGCGCGGAGCTCGCGGACCGCGCGCTTGGCACGGGCGCCGTCGGAGCCCTGGATCGCCATCACCGAGCAGGTCTCGCCATCATCCAGGTCGAGCACCGCCCACGGAGCGCCGGGCGGCATGTGCACCGCCACGACCTGCGCCCACACGAACCGGTGCTGGCGGTAGCCGTTGACGACCAGCAGACCGGTCTCGGTGGCGACCGCCCGACTCCGCATCACGCCGTACTCCGCAGCGGCGAACAGGCCGATCAGCAGCAGCGTCGTCAACCCCTGCAGGATCGTGAACTCGGCCTTCACGCTCGCAGGGAACGAGATCCAGGCCGCTGCGCACACGATCGCGAGGGCAGTGCCGAACACGATGCCCGCCATGCGAACGCCGAAGGGGCGCCACGTGTGGGGCAGCGTCACGCCGTCGGTCGATGCGCTCACGGGTGCGACCTCAGAGCCGGCAGGCGGAGATGTCGGTGAGCAGGATCCCGCGGGCGCCCAGGCTGTAGAGCTCGTCCATCAGTCGCTGCGAGCCCTTGCGCGGCACCATGGCGCGCACGGCGACCCAGCCCTCGCGGTGCAGCGGCGAGACCGTCGGGCTCTCGATGCCGGGGGTCAGCTTCGTCGCGGCGTCGACCTGGTCGACGCGGATGTCGTAGTCCATCATCACGTAGCTGCGCGCGACGAGGACGCCTTCGAGGCGACGCAGGAAGACATCGAAGCCGACCGGGAGCGG
This genomic interval from Nocardioides cavernaquae contains the following:
- the infC gene encoding translation initiation factor IF-3 → MSTELRINDRIRVPEVRLVGPNGETVGIVPTHEALKLAQEADLDLVEIAPQGKPPVCKLMDYGKFKYEAAQKAREARRNQTNVIIKEMKLRPKIDAHDYETKKGHVVRFLRAGDKVKITIMFRGREQHRPELGFRLLQKLAEDVQELGFVESSPKQDGRNMIMVLGPHKKKADAKVELEAEKQERMAEREADAQEVRAERVATQPTPSSEKKAKRANEALDPDIDL
- a CDS encoding SseB family protein, coding for MVFQDRFAGARLQEVAFPDDKGDASAELTAALAAYSADPEAFTGVLRALQSARLLVPVVALLGEVEYDEKGLAHDKSSDMAAVLIENPAGERALLAFTSTEALQAWNPEARPVPVPSAGAAQSALQDNAVALLIDTAGPVRAVVSGPDLVGLAAGWTLAELDGESVWLKPADD
- a CDS encoding uridine kinase family protein yields the protein MSPEIAREPARAVLTLAMSHPPTLGAGRLLAIDGPSGSGKSTLAAAIAELAQTSTVVHLDDMYAGWSGLPRLAESLAGLLLPLAAGHPGQFRRYDWRADDWAEDVFVAPTSLLVLEGVGSGSRRFAELITTLVWLDVSPEVGLARAIDRDGAAYEEQLRAWQRDEAMHYAVDAARERADIVLG
- a CDS encoding aldose 1-epimerase family protein, with amino-acid sequence MLMPSGEQFEITAGGYRAVITESGAALRHLSFDGVDLVDGFADDEMASGGRGQLLMPWPNRIEDGRYTFEGSAQQLALTEPKRSNASHGLVRWAAWSVEEHTATSVSLTYRLMAQTGYPWTLDLHVQYDVSADGLTVTQSATNLSDAAAPYASGAHPYLTVGTRLDDCELVLPASTRGLADPERLLPTGRTDVEGTPYDFRVSRPLKDTVFNDAFTDLRRGRDGRAEVLLRGDRAAMVLWVDEQHRWLQVYSADDVAGHDRRSLAVEPMTANANAFNTGEDLVVVEPDETFSAVWGIRAL
- a CDS encoding PH domain-containing protein codes for the protein MSASTDGVTLPHTWRPFGVRMAGIVFGTALAIVCAAAWISFPASVKAEFTILQGLTTLLLIGLFAAAEYGVMRSRAVATETGLLVVNGYRQHRFVWAQVVAVHMPPGAPWAVLDLDDGETCSVMAIQGSDGARAKRAVRELRALLPSG